A genomic segment from Deltaproteobacteria bacterium encodes:
- a CDS encoding ATP-binding cassette domain-containing protein, which yields MASPTATRIAEGQQGATVVSRALRTTTAVLRLSTGEVIECRRFIPVGKGDLVFHQHENLFVFAKKDRSWVEVGRAWTKDTTWRVARETHQIKFKEIESDDELSLFHALRKFHYRGGGGAGRVVPLIGVATTWDLPQVLGFIEVSSSMIANTARKRFFSHPYREAAGHGWSEWNRTATKKYSNMVARISRFVIHPEIRGLGLARHFLKAAMEYAAQHWHYGGYRPRFLEITADMLRYYKFVGDDFVYLGETEGNAHRISKDMTYLVKKALSRDGARAMPQGGGGVMTMQRGYASQLIKYMRAGNRSLGQVIGELHYEPQHLDQDTWEALYRLNRRPKPCYAAGLTPEARDYLQSRGAVLNRKEEQPVRTTRNPHKEFVFERVAVSASAELAQSNDSRRIQDAFGFVGATVEAEIIQPTSFVLKQGTVTMVCGASGSGKSLFGHAIRALCDPTTQEDSTTGEAAGGAMSFGGRVNINARVEGVEQLDLERTALEQIDRLDLDFFFEVCAHCGLAEPQLFVRQVRSLSSGQQYRLKIARAFLHRPDILYIDNFCEPLDRHTVAAVCRGLRRLAKKMSVAVLVSTAAYERLFEILRPSQVILLRRGNPPIVQPVVEGGT from the coding sequence ATGGCGAGTCCGACCGCCACCCGAATAGCAGAAGGTCAGCAAGGCGCGACCGTCGTCAGTCGAGCATTGCGCACTACCACCGCTGTATTGCGACTCTCTACTGGAGAGGTCATCGAGTGTAGGCGGTTCATCCCGGTCGGCAAGGGCGACCTCGTATTTCACCAACACGAGAACCTCTTCGTATTCGCCAAGAAGGATAGGTCTTGGGTTGAGGTCGGCCGGGCATGGACGAAGGATACCACGTGGCGTGTCGCTAGAGAAACACACCAGATCAAATTCAAAGAAATTGAGTCTGACGACGAATTATCGTTATTTCATGCGTTGCGTAAGTTTCACTATCGCGGTGGTGGCGGTGCCGGACGTGTCGTTCCGCTAATCGGTGTCGCTACGACGTGGGACCTGCCACAGGTACTAGGTTTTATAGAAGTTTCTTCGAGCATGATCGCAAATACCGCACGCAAGCGGTTCTTCAGCCACCCGTATAGAGAAGCCGCTGGTCATGGTTGGTCAGAGTGGAATCGCACTGCCACCAAAAAATATTCGAATATGGTCGCAAGGATATCGAGATTCGTCATTCATCCAGAAATCCGCGGCCTAGGGCTCGCCCGCCATTTCCTGAAGGCAGCGATGGAATACGCCGCTCAACATTGGCATTACGGAGGGTATAGGCCCCGGTTCTTGGAGATCACCGCCGATATGCTGCGGTATTATAAATTCGTCGGTGACGACTTCGTCTATCTCGGCGAAACGGAAGGCAACGCGCACCGTATCTCCAAAGACATGACTTACCTGGTTAAGAAGGCCCTGTCCCGCGACGGCGCGCGGGCCATGCCGCAAGGTGGGGGCGGCGTCATGACGATGCAGAGAGGTTACGCCTCGCAGTTAATCAAGTATATGCGAGCCGGAAATCGCAGCCTCGGACAGGTGATAGGTGAACTGCACTATGAGCCACAACACCTCGACCAAGACACGTGGGAGGCGCTTTATCGGTTAAATAGACGTCCAAAACCTTGTTATGCCGCAGGCTTGACACCCGAAGCCAGGGACTACTTACAGTCACGCGGGGCCGTGTTAAACCGGAAAGAAGAGCAACCTGTCCGAACAACCCGGAATCCACATAAGGAGTTTGTATTTGAAAGGGTCGCGGTATCGGCCTCGGCGGAACTGGCCCAGTCGAACGACAGTCGACGCATACAAGACGCATTCGGTTTTGTGGGCGCCACGGTGGAGGCGGAAATAATACAACCCACGTCTTTTGTGTTGAAACAGGGTACGGTCACCATGGTTTGCGGGGCCAGTGGCTCCGGCAAGAGTTTGTTCGGCCACGCGATACGTGCATTGTGCGACCCTACCACGCAGGAAGATTCAACGACGGGTGAGGCCGCCGGGGGAGCAATGAGCTTTGGTGGTCGAGTGAACATAAACGCACGAGTTGAAGGCGTTGAGCAATTGGACCTTGAGCGAACTGCTTTGGAACAGATTGACAGATTGGACCTGGACTTTTTTTTCGAGGTTTGTGCCCATTGTGGTCTTGCGGAACCGCAATTATTTGTTCGGCAGGTAAGGAGTCTGAGCTCCGGGCAACAATACAGGCTGAAGATCGCGAGAGCTTTCTTGCATCGACCGGACATCCTATATATAGACAACTTTTGTGAACCGCTAGACCGTCATACTGTGGCGGCGGTGTGCAGAGGACTGCGACGACTAGCGAAGAAGATGAGTGTTGCCGTGCTGGTTTCGACTGCGGCGTACGAACGCCTCTTTGAGATATTGCGGCCGTCGCAAGTCATTCTGTTGCGCAGGGGAAATCCACCGATTGTTCAGCCCGTGGTCGAGGGTGGAACGTGA
- a CDS encoding relaxase domain-containing protein gives MVASIGAVASPSQGASYYERDGYYTRDDPAHRAASAWTGKGAAGLSLEGPVDPEVFKAVLEGEVPDGSGRKLGRKTRDGEVQHRPGRDLTFSAPKSVSLAALIGGDARIVDAHDRAVMRALDWFERNAAETRTQDTGTGQMVRVRGQKTVVATFRHGT, from the coding sequence ATGGTCGCCTCGATCGGCGCGGTCGCGAGCCCGTCTCAGGGCGCGAGCTACTACGAGCGCGACGGCTACTATACCAGGGACGATCCGGCACACCGCGCCGCGAGCGCCTGGACGGGCAAGGGCGCGGCAGGGCTGAGCCTCGAAGGCCCTGTCGATCCGGAAGTCTTCAAGGCAGTACTTGAAGGGGAGGTCCCCGACGGGTCGGGCCGCAAACTGGGCCGCAAGACCCGGGACGGCGAGGTCCAACACCGTCCCGGCCGCGACCTCACCTTCTCCGCTCCCAAGTCCGTCTCCCTCGCCGCGCTTATCGGCGGCGACGCGCGCATCGTCGATGCCCACGACCGGGCGGTGATGCGCGCGCTCGACTGGTTCGAGCGGAACGCCGCCGAGACCCGCACGCAGGACACGGGGACCGGGCAAATGGTCCGCGTACGCGGCCAGAAGACCGTGGTCGCCACCTTCAGGCACGGTACCTAG